The Canis lupus dingo isolate Sandy chromosome 11, ASM325472v2, whole genome shotgun sequence genome includes a region encoding these proteins:
- the LOC112650535 gene encoding 60S ribosomal protein L10a, with the protein MSSKVSRDTLYEAVREVLHGNQRKRRKFLETVELQISLKNYDPQKDKRFSGTVRLKSTPRPKFSVCVLGDQQHCDEAKAVDIPHMDIEALKKLNKNKKLVKKLAKKYDAFLASESLIKQIPRILGPGLNKAGKFPSLLTHNENMVAKVDEVKSTIKFQMKKVLCLAVAVGHVKMTDDELVYNIHLAVNFLVSLLKKNWQNVRALYIKSTMGKPQRLY; encoded by the coding sequence CTGCACGGGAACCAGCGCAAGCGCCGGAAGTTTCTGGAGACGGTGGAGCTGCAGATCAGCCTGAAGAACTATGACCCTCAGAAGGACAAACGCTTCTCGGGCACCGTCAGGCTTAagtccaccccccgccccaagttttctgtgtgtgttttgggggacCAGCAACACTGTGATGAGGCCAAGGCAGTGGACATTCCCCACATGGACATTGAAGCGCTGAAGAAACTCAACAAGAATAAAAAACTAGTCAAAAAGCTGGCCAAGAAGTATGATGCCTTTTTGGCTTCAGAATCTCTGATCAAGCAGATTCCACGAATCCTGGGTCCAGGCCTGAATAAAGCTGGCAAGTTCCCTTCCTTGCTGACCCACAATGAGAACATGGTGGCCAAAGTGGATGAAGTGAAGTCCACCATCAAATTCCAGATGAAGAAGGTGCTATGTCTGGCAGTGGCTGTTGGCCACGTGAAGATGACGGACGATGAGCTTGTGTACAACATCCACTTAGCTGTCAATTTCCTGGTGTCCTTGCTCAAGAAGAATTGGCAGAACGTCCGGGCTTTGTACATCAAGAGCACCATGGGCAAACCACAGCGCCTTTACTGA